Proteins encoded together in one Lysinibacillus sp. FSL K6-0232 window:
- a CDS encoding SU10 major capsid protein, giving the protein MITSQNGFTATESISLSQELALLGVQDTPLSSLLLSKGVEKAMSTVYTWKEKTLATDGETDAVEGADTVTFQQSSTRELSNCLQIFKRAVSVSGTAEAMQSTKFNEEIADRLLELKIKLESILINGLKKDGSKTPFIRQMSGLIEFADNGNAKSNTDVEALIKDGMRQLWNNKLTGGTYYAFVNADVKDKIDGIYKDKYSYQHQTTNFGLMVETINTNYGVVNVVLSRDIPADKIVLFNDAYVNMAALREAHFEALAKTGDNTKGHVVGEYTLKVGSPKAVAVLTVTE; this is encoded by the coding sequence ATGATCACAAGTCAAAACGGATTTACAGCAACAGAAAGTATTTCACTGTCACAAGAGTTAGCATTACTAGGAGTACAAGACACTCCTCTTTCATCTTTGTTACTATCAAAAGGTGTCGAAAAAGCAATGTCAACTGTCTACACTTGGAAGGAAAAAACACTTGCTACAGATGGTGAAACAGATGCTGTTGAAGGTGCTGATACAGTTACGTTCCAACAATCTTCAACACGAGAATTGAGCAACTGCCTTCAAATTTTTAAACGTGCTGTAAGCGTGAGTGGTACAGCAGAAGCAATGCAATCAACGAAATTCAACGAGGAAATTGCAGACCGCCTATTAGAATTAAAAATCAAGTTAGAATCAATTCTAATTAATGGACTTAAAAAGGATGGCTCTAAAACACCATTCATTCGTCAAATGTCAGGTTTAATTGAATTTGCTGATAATGGTAACGCTAAGTCTAATACAGATGTAGAAGCACTAATTAAAGATGGTATGCGTCAACTTTGGAATAACAAACTAACAGGTGGCACATATTATGCATTTGTTAATGCTGATGTTAAAGACAAAATTGACGGTATTTACAAAGATAAATATAGCTATCAACACCAAACAACAAACTTTGGTCTAATGGTTGAGACAATCAATACAAACTATGGTGTAGTCAACGTTGTATTAAGTCGTGATATTCCAGCGGATAAAATTGTTTTATTTAATGACGCATATGTAAATATGGCAGCACTACGTGAAGCACATTTTGAGGCACTTGCAAAAACAGGTGATAATACGAAAGGTCATGTTGTAGGTGAGTATACTCTAAAAGTAGGTAGTCCTAAAGCAGTAGCAGTTTTAACAGTTACAGAATAA
- a CDS encoding tyrosine-type recombinase/integrase, whose amino-acid sequence MKVDKKVKKAADEKELEILLSLIDTTSWIGWRDVTVLVLLYRTGIRINTLASLKEKHINFNEKMLVLSGDIMKNGKVLKLPLDDELLALLKRLIQQNEEVRKRYKEKNDYVFITKSGKTTLNSYAHNNAISKRLYHYAKKYGLKSVKPHNIRRTYATNLNRKGVNIAVISKALGHSSLVVTERYLEVNVDEVADTLRKYL is encoded by the coding sequence ATTAAAGTTGATAAAAAAGTTAAAAAAGCAGCCGATGAAAAGGAACTTGAAATATTATTATCACTGATTGATACTACTTCATGGATTGGTTGGAGAGATGTAACGGTTTTAGTTTTACTTTATAGAACAGGGATCAGAATAAATACCTTGGCAAGTTTAAAAGAAAAGCATATCAATTTTAATGAAAAGATGTTAGTACTTTCAGGAGACATCATGAAGAATGGAAAAGTATTGAAGCTGCCGTTGGATGATGAATTGTTAGCATTATTAAAAAGATTAATTCAACAAAATGAAGAAGTACGAAAACGTTACAAAGAGAAGAATGACTACGTGTTTATCACGAAATCAGGAAAAACAACTTTAAATTCCTATGCTCATAATAACGCAATATCTAAACGCCTTTATCATTACGCTAAAAAATATGGTCTTAAATCGGTAAAACCACACAATATTCGAAGAACTTATGCAACGAATTTAAATCGTAAAGGGGTAAATATAGCGGTTATAAGTAAGGCTTTGGGGCATAGTTCCTTAGTAGTTACCGAGCGTTACCTAGAAGTAAATGTTGATGAAGTAGCGGATACTTTACGTAAATATTTATGA
- a CDS encoding ABC-F family ATP-binding cassette domain-containing protein produces MIQVSNVGLRYGDRKLFEDVNIKFTPGNCYGLIGANGAGKSTFLKILSGEIEAQEGHVSMGKDERLSVLKQNHFEYDEHTVLDTVIMGNKRLYDVKTEKDAIYAKEDFSDEDGMRAAELEGEFAELNGWEADSEAATLLNGLGITDDLHYMLMGDLEGSDKVKVLLAQALFGQPDVLLLDEPTNHLDLKAIQWLEEFLINFENTVIVVSHDRHFLNKVCTHIADLDFSKIQLYVGNYDFWYESSQLAQKMAQDQNAKKEEKIKELQAFIARFSANASKSKQATSRKKMLDKIELDDIKPSSRKYPFINFQIGREIGNDVLTVDGLTASHEGETLFKDIRFSMNKEDKVVLLGSPLAKTALLDILMEEKEADAGTFKWGVTTSRSYFENDHDKYFEGSEKTLVEWLRQYSPEDETESFLRGFLGRMLFSGEEVKKSPAVLSGGEKVRCMLSKMMLATANVILLDEPTNHLDLESIQALNEGLIRFKGAMIFTSHDHQFIQTIANRVIEIREDGSILDKQLTYDEFLEWKDSQGLS; encoded by the coding sequence ATGATTCAAGTTAGTAATGTAGGTCTTCGCTATGGCGATCGTAAACTATTTGAAGACGTAAATATAAAATTCACACCGGGAAATTGCTACGGTTTAATTGGGGCAAATGGTGCCGGGAAATCCACATTTTTAAAAATCCTTTCTGGTGAAATTGAGGCACAGGAAGGTCATGTATCGATGGGCAAGGATGAGCGTCTATCTGTCCTAAAGCAAAACCACTTTGAATACGATGAGCATACAGTGCTTGATACAGTTATTATGGGGAATAAGCGTCTGTATGATGTAAAAACAGAAAAAGATGCCATCTATGCAAAGGAAGATTTCTCAGATGAGGATGGTATGCGTGCAGCAGAGCTAGAAGGCGAATTTGCAGAGCTAAACGGTTGGGAAGCGGACTCAGAGGCTGCAACATTATTAAATGGCTTAGGTATTACAGATGACCTGCATTATATGCTAATGGGTGATCTTGAAGGCTCTGATAAAGTCAAAGTATTACTGGCACAGGCATTATTCGGTCAGCCTGACGTACTATTGCTTGACGAGCCTACCAACCACCTTGACTTAAAGGCAATTCAATGGTTAGAGGAATTCCTCATTAACTTTGAGAACACAGTTATTGTGGTATCCCATGACCGCCACTTCTTAAATAAAGTATGTACACATATTGCGGATTTGGACTTCTCTAAAATTCAATTATATGTGGGGAACTATGATTTCTGGTATGAATCTTCTCAATTAGCACAAAAAATGGCACAAGACCAAAACGCGAAAAAAGAAGAGAAAATTAAAGAGCTACAAGCATTTATCGCCCGCTTCTCTGCGAATGCTTCTAAATCGAAGCAAGCAACATCTCGTAAAAAAATGCTGGATAAAATTGAGCTGGATGATATTAAGCCATCAAGCCGTAAATATCCATTTATCAACTTCCAAATCGGACGTGAAATCGGGAATGATGTGCTAACAGTGGACGGCTTAACTGCGAGTCATGAAGGCGAAACACTATTTAAGGATATTCGCTTCTCGATGAACAAAGAGGATAAAGTCGTGTTACTTGGTAGCCCGCTAGCGAAGACAGCCCTTCTTGATATTTTAATGGAAGAAAAGGAAGCGGATGCTGGTACATTTAAGTGGGGTGTCACAACATCTCGCAGCTACTTCGAAAACGACCATGATAAATACTTTGAAGGCTCTGAAAAAACATTGGTGGAATGGCTACGTCAATACTCACCAGAAGATGAAACAGAAAGCTTCTTACGCGGCTTCCTAGGACGTATGCTATTCTCTGGTGAAGAAGTGAAAAAATCCCCTGCTGTATTATCAGGGGGCGAAAAGGTACGCTGTATGCTATCGAAAATGATGCTTGCAACAGCGAACGTTATTTTACTTGATGAGCCAACAAACCATCTTGACCTTGAATCCATTCAAGCATTGAATGAAGGCTTAATTCGCTTTAAAGGTGCGATGATTTTCACATCCCATGACCATCAGTTTATCCAAACAATTGCTAACCGTGTCATTGAAATCCGTGAAGATGGCTCCATTTTAGATAAGCAACTAACATATGATGAATTTTTAGAATGGAAAGATAGCCAAGGCTTAAGCTAA
- a CDS encoding helix-turn-helix domain-containing protein — MSKDDLYVMRKRKKIKLKDLSAHMGISISLLSRYENNLYNFTKRNQKMYEDYIINKKLN; from the coding sequence ATGTCAAAGGATGATTTATATGTAATGCGTAAACGTAAAAAAATTAAATTAAAAGATTTATCAGCACATATGGGTATTAGTATCAGCTTACTAAGTCGATACGAGAATAATTTATACAACTTTACAAAACGTAATCAAAAAATGTATGAGGACTACATTATTAACAAAAAATTAAACTAA